One stretch of Acropora muricata isolate sample 2 chromosome 12, ASM3666990v1, whole genome shotgun sequence DNA includes these proteins:
- the LOC136892165 gene encoding phosphatidate cytidylyltransferase, mitochondrial-like, producing the protein MADVQADMLLKIVSNFPSGISLAFAYGSGIFKQEGNTSSKNMVDFVFVLENARRWHEENLKIHRKHYSFLGSFGANTVISLQDNYGAGMYYNTLVPMGGRLIKYGTISRNDFLLDLKDWQWLYIAGRLHKPVKILCQVTDNDMSLALKENLKGAFNAALLSLPEEFTEQQLFMSIAGLSFAGDFRMIIGENKNKVRSIVNSNIEHFRHLYQPILLPSRQLNFCSSSGKYQQSHDSSVIFSRMMSLPKNLQRKMLQSLGGGKIKQSCLEETFSELSKDGEKCSKLVKNGLQSIVGRSSVTQSIKGIATAGGYRTLLYSSQKMTKMLKAMFV; encoded by the coding sequence ATGGCGGATGTCCAAGCCGATATGCTACTGAAAATTGTGTCCAATTTTCCGTCAGGAATTTCCCTTGCATTTGCATATGGCTCGGGTATATTTAAACAAGAGGGAAATACATCCTCAAAGAACATGGTTGACTTTGTATTTGTGCTGGAAAACGCTCGTCGATGGCATGAAGAGAACTTGAAAATACACCGAAAACACTATTCCTTCCTTGGAAGTTTTGGTGCAAACACAGTAATTTCCCTGCAAGACAATTATGGTGCTGGCATGTACTATAATACTCTGGTGCCTATGGGTGGAAGACTAATAAAATATGGAACCATCAGTCgaaatgattttcttctcgATTTAAAAGATTGGCAATGGTTGTATATTGCCGGTCGTCTTCATAAACCAGTGAAAATTCTGTGTCAAGTTACCGATAACGATATGTCATTAGCCTTAAAAGAGAACTTGAAAGGTGCATTTAATGCCGCACTTTTAAGCCTACCGGAAGAGTTTACAGAACAACAGCTTTTCATGAGCATTGCCGGATTATCGTTTGCGGGAGATTTTAGAATGATTAtcggagaaaataaaaacaaagtacGCAGTATTGTGAACTCGAACATTGAACATTTTCGACATCTTTATCAGCCAATACTTTTGCCTTCAAGACAACTTAATTTCTGTTCATCCTCAGGAAAATATCAACAGAGCCACGATAGTAGTGTAATATTTTCGCGAATGATGTCATTGCCAAAGAATTTACAGCGAAAGATGTTACAGAGTTTAGGTGGTGGTAAAATCAAGCAATCATGCCTTGAAGAAACATTCTCAGAGCTTTCCAAAGATGGTGAAAAATGCtcaaaattggtcaaaaatgGTCTACAATCAATTGTTGGAAGGTCCAGTGTTACTCAAAGCATAAAAGGAATTGCTACAGCTGGTGGATACAGAACATTGCTGTATAGTTCTCAAAAGATGACTAAAATGCTAAAGGCGATGTTTGTCTGA
- the LOC136892161 gene encoding uncharacterized protein, with product MATLPCWVILLFVGSSVFGQPGMVPHYDSLEGTRSTIPKTFTRSLLTDPQLTQLLLARKQAIKIAKDVDSEIQTLLQEKAYRRTFQVPEYNLDGQPFFNPNPANTLSAVIGAQAGSWFPGPSGAGIEGSRMLEGRASQLNSRMPQDDSQRTDQTKGAWFSDPSGAGTMTQGRADQLNYRRTQDDTQQRVGTWFQNPLTAGGYDSRLPQVRVKQLNDRRPQDTTQRPVQRGTVPTRLQKASTIRVLPQGQKPEINSRAFTPTTAHTTTDPSDEVEKLGNPQQFNEKCMVLKLTFEKTNGSGVALDDSPQKNSGKFEGEASIMKDEEDLGRAVKFGSNGKIVLDDDFKGKPRKSVAVSMWVRLDSIRGTVPLITATDETNFVRYDLLLRNGKGEWVHRVDSGRELFRVQSSSPDVTAGQWHNIVGSYDSKTKSASLWVDGKQVSRKDNINGMLSQKWNKLTIFGGTSRGEMDNIFMFRCPLDKTKIVALYVSDASHKDVKRDVTREQKL from the exons ATGGCGACTCTTCCCTGTTGGGTCATTCTGCTCTTTGTTGGGTCATCTGTGTTTGGCCAGCCTGGGATGGTCCCACATTATGATTCTCTTGAAGGTACAAGGTCCACCATCCCAAAAACCTTCACACGATCATTGTTGACAGACCCTCAACTGACCCAGTTGCTTTTAGCACGGAAACAAGCCATCAAAATAGCGAAGGATGTCGATTCTGAAATCCAAACGCTTCTGCAGGAAAAGGCGTACCGAAGGACATTTCAAGTGCCGGAATACAATCTCGATGGGCAGCCGTTTTTTAATCCGAATCCCGCTAATACTTTGTCAGCTGTCATTGGGGCGCAGGCGGGTTCCTGGTTTCCGGGCCCTTCGGGAGCAGGTATTGAGGGCAGCCGTATGTTGGAGGGACGCGCAAGTCAGTTAAATAGTCGGATGCCACAAGACGATTCTCAGAGGACAGACCAGACCAAAGGGGCCTGGTTTTCAGACCCATCGGGGGCAGGTACTATGACACAGGGCCGTGCAGATCAATTAAATTATCGAAGAACACAGGATGATACCCAACAGAGAGTAGGCACGTGGTTTCAAAATCCTTTGACAGCAGGAGGATACGACAGTCGTTTGCCACAAGTGCGTGTTAAGCAGTTAAATGATCGCAGACCACAGGACACAACTCAGAGGCCAGTTCAAAGAGGGACGGTACCTACTCGGTTGCAAAAAGCTTCCACTATTAGAGTGCTTCCACAAGGACAAAAACCGGAAATTAATAGCAGGGCATTCACACCAACAACCGCTCATACGACGACGGACCCGTCTGATGAAGTAGAAA aGCTCGGTAATCCACAGCAATTTAACGAGAAATGCATGGTTTTGAAATTGACGTTTGAAAAAACGAACGGCAGTGGTGTAGCACTTGATGACTCGCCACAGAAGAACAGTGGCAAATTTGAGGGTGAGGCTAGCATCATGAAAGACGAGGAAGACCTTGGACGAGCTGTCAAGTTTGGAAGCAACGGGAAAATTGTTCTGGACGACGATTTTAAGGGAAAACCAAGGAAATCCGTGGCCGTTTCAATGTGGGTGAGATTGGACAGTATTCGAGGAACTGTTCCACTCATAACTGCCACAGATGAGACGAATTTCGTTCGGTACGACTTACTTCTTCGCAATGGCAAAGGAGAATGGGTGCACCGAGTGGATTCTGGGAGAGAACTCTTTCGTGTTCAGTCCAGCTCGCCAGATGTAACCGCTGGCCAGTGGCATAATATCGTGGGCAGTTACGATTCCAAGACGAAGAGCGCCTCGCTGTGGGTTGACGGGAAGCAAGTTAGCAGAAAAGATAATATCAATGGAATGCTGTCACAGAAATGGAATAAACTGACCATATTTGGAGGGACTTCTCGCGGTGAGATGGATAACATCTTTATGTTCCGCTGTCCATTGGACAAAACTAAAATCGTCGCTCTTTATGTGTCCGATGCATCCCATAAAGATGTCAAAAGGGATGTTACGCGAGAACAAAAATTATAG
- the LOC136892168 gene encoding sperm microtubule inner protein 11-like, which yields MAFFNLTRLGFQDPIKAAVSSTGTTSDRDQSATGAQRTTFSEPVYANSEASGSHVKYTERLHKHIRPKLGPNEIYQTQITANKNYSYWMKDGVQNESWTQNEQHPRVNSEMTRFVDEMTLTNREFTLF from the exons ATGGCTTTCTTCAACTTGACACGCCTAGGATTTCAAGACCCTATCAAAGCTGCTGTAAGTAGCACTGGAACAACCTCAGATAGAGATCAGTCCGCAACTGGGGCACAACGAACCACATTCAGCGAGCCAGTTTATGCGAACTCCGAAGCAAGCGGATCACATGTTAAGTACACTGAGAGGCTCCACAAGCACATCCGACCGAAACTAG GACCAAATGAAATTTATCAAACCCAAATAACAGCAAATAAAAACTACAGCTACTGGATGAAAGATGGTGTTCAGAATGAATCATGGACACAGAATGAACAACATCCAAGAGTTAATAGTGAAATGACCAG GTTTGTTGATGAGATGACACTAACAAACAGAGAATTCACACTATTTTAA
- the LOC136892158 gene encoding transmembrane protein 245-like, which translates to MSSSTETQRQANMDALSTPFSAVFTSVGVLQNEKAMKLAFYNTAALVFVALSGCTAVAVYYVMEPFLRPLLWASLCGAFLYPFKWKLTQMVRGFLRSLRESNTPLVIGATMVPFRLANRFSDFIGSFVVYRIRIFILVGFMSAICFVLYIIQPFNEIFWILKGCGVVVNLLLDIFHNPYLVWSIVIGYILILIFFWSPNSSSIISLFSLPVWIMFLLHLVSLTGSYRILFFMLLGVCSIVGFMTSTSEETDQVDGAQDWKKKQHRLFRDLSVAAAVLVSCASIANTELDDSTEQTTREPFTDGSSEEPAIIQTDSTDGRDTVDSQALSRHHRGLQRTKRESHINKEGRYASRSQLYFEALFWGIFLSRLWLYVELFLILLIPVMFYVLKQLLSLWSLSVSSSTLYMILIQLWAKVKSWANDRKQALVPTQLSGLLKGGINVDRMINSIMDRSMENIISIFMVFFLFVAFSLITVFFAVQVHQESSQLVSVSANLMNKVMADNPQLVNWIQENKELKNTVEQNIERAYMHGRQFLAAKVQSMFGDANSSSLQEEVLDLTDRIYNSWITWGNSSGTKEVTANGTIIAAETSKGINVTYILSGANVRNLLDLFDIRVLFSLIRENLGTLLSLLESVWIFLKGNVSFAFNFVTTVLSIVFFSGAYVLNTGLSMVIFVTALFYLLSISGEQYKPVEWFGKLTATGTSGFGDSAYGAIRGVFGAAVKMATFHGIYTWFTHTTFGVNIVYIPSAFAAVTAVVPFIGTYWAAAPAVLELWLIQGHGILAIILAVFHLLPTYFVDVAIYSEISGGGHPYLTGLAVAGGIYCVGLEGAIIGPIVLCCLIVACNVYSNMLRDHNPVPPPNVSSDTQVNMEDVRQNNERSEEVTNT; encoded by the exons TGTGGAGCCTTTTTGTACCCGTTTAAGTGGAAACTGACTCAAATGGTTCGGGGCTTCCTTCGATCTCTTCGTGAATCAAATACTCCTCTGGTGATTGGAGCGACTATGGTACCTTTTCGGCTGGCAAATAGATTTTCAGACTTTATAGGATCTTTTGTCGTTTATAGGATCCGTATATTTATCTTAGTTGGTTTCATGTCTgctatttgttttgttctgtacATCATACAACCATTTAATGAGATTTTTTGGATTTTAAAAGGATGTGGAGTTGTTGTCAACCTTTTGTTGGACATTTTTCATAATCCTTATTTG GTATGGTCAATTGTCATTGGTTATATTCTcattctaatttttttttggtcgcCTAACTCTTCAAGTATCATCTCCCTTTTCTCTTTGCCTGTATGGATCATGTTTCTTCTTCATTTGGTTTCGCTTACGGGATCTTACAGAATTCTATTTTTTATGCTGCTTGGTGTTTGTTCAATTGTTGGATTTATGACAAGTACCTCAGAGGAAACTGATCAAG TTGATGGTGCGCAAGACTGGAAAAAGAAACAGCATAGACTTTTCAGGGACCTTTCAGTGGCTGCAGCTGTACTAGTTTCATGTGCAAGTATTGCTAATACAGAATTAGATGACTCAACTGAGCAGACCACTAGGGAGCCTTTTACTGATGGCTCATCTGAAGAACCTGCCATTATTCAAACGGACAGCACAGATGGAAGAGATACGGTTGACAGCCAGGCTTTGTCAAGGCATCACAGAGGATTACAAAGGACAAAACGAGAATCGCATATTAACAAAGAAGGGAGATATGCAAGCAGAAGCCAGCTTTATTTTGAGGCTCTTTTCTGGGGCATTTTTCTGTCTCGACTTTGGCTTTACGTGGAGTTGTTTCTCATTCTGTTGATACCAGTCATGTTTTATGTGTTGAAGCAACTTTTATCATTGTGGAGTTTATCAGTTTCTTCAAGTACACTTTACATGATTCTCATTCAGTTGTGGGCTAAGGTCAAAAGTTGGGCAAATGACAGAAaacaagcgcttgttccaacaCAACTCAGTGGATTGTTGAAAGGTGGAATTAATGTTGACCGTATG ATAAACAGTATAATGGATAGATCGATGGAGAACATCATCAGTATCTTCATGGTATTTTTCCTTTTCGTTGCCTTCTCACTCATCACAGTTTTCTTCGCTGTGCAG GTTCATCAAGAGAGTTCTCAGCTTGTGTCTGTAAGTGCCAACCTGATGAACAAGGTTATGGCTGATAATCCACAACTTGTCAA TTGGATCCAGGAAAACAAAGAGCTGAAGAACACAGttgaacaaaatattgaaagaGCTTACATGCATGGGAGACAGTTCTTGGCAGCCAAG GTGCAGTCCATGTTTGGTGATGCAAACTCTAGTTCACTTCAAGAAGAAGTGCTTGACCTGACTGATCGCATTTATAATTCCTGGATTACCTGG GGAAATTCTTCAGGGACAAAAGAAGTGACTGCAAATGGGACCATTATCGCAGCAGAGACATCAAAGGGCATTAATGTGACTTACATATTATCAGGGGCAAATGTGAGGAATTTGCTCGACCTGTTTGACATCAGAGTACTTTTCTCATTAATAAGGGAAAACCTTGGAACACTCTTGTCT cttCTAGAGTCTGTTTGGATCTTTCTGAAGGGGAATGTCAGTTTTGCATTTAACTTTGTGACAACTGTTCTGTCCATTGTGTTCTTTAGTGGTGCATATGTTCTCAACACTGGCTTGTCCATG GTAATATTTGTAACAGCATTGTTCTACTTGTTAAGCATATCTGGGGAACAGTACAAGCCCGTTGAGTGGTTTGGTAAACTAACAGCAACAGGCACATCTGGCTTCGGTGATTCTGCTTATGGTGCTATCAG AGGCGTGTTTGGAGCCGCAGTTAAGATGGCCACATTCCATGGCATCTACACATGGTTTACCCATACAACATTTGGTGTTAACATTGTGTACATACCATCAG CTTTTGCTGCAGTGACGGCTGTTGTTCCTTTCATTGGTACATACTGGGCCGCAGCTCCTGCAGTGCTTGAACTATGGCTCATTCAGGGACATGGGATACTGGCCATCATACTTGCTGTTTTCCATTTATTGCCAACATACTTTGTAGATGTTGCTATTTATAGTGAAATCAGTGG tggtgGTCATCCTTATTTAACTGGTTTGGCAGTTGCTGGTGGAATATATTGTGTTGGTCTTGAAGGAGCCATCATTGGTCCAATAGTGCTGTGCTGTTTGATTGTCGCTTGTAATGTGTACAGTAACATGCTGCGCGATCACAATCCTGTGCCGCCACCAAATGTTTCAAGTGATACACAAGTAAACATGGAAGATGTGCGTCAAAATAATGAGCGATCTGAGGAAGTCACAAACACATAG
- the LOC136892167 gene encoding coiled-coil domain-containing protein 12-like, producing MATVEGSLEDEALKRRERLKVLRKKSGLPDEQISNDNTRGEKRLLDDTSQSVPSSRVIKFRNYLPKDETLKEKKIPNTKPLSVEDEVQEHLEKAKAEKVIEEVDLANLAPRKPDWDLKRDVAKKLEKLEKRTQKAIVELIRERLQEQDLAAAVIAGTSQQNYEAE from the exons ATGGCTACCGTGGAGGGCAGTTTGGAGGATGAAGCATTGAAGCGAAGGGAACGGCTAAAAGTGTTGCGAAAAAAGAGCGGTTTACCAGATGAACAG ATCTCAAATGACAACACGAGAGGAGAGAAAAGACTGCTTGATGACACTTCACAGTCAGT ACCTTCCTCAAGGGTGATAAAGTTTAGAAATTATCTGCCAAAAGATGAAACATTGAAGGAGAAGAAAATACCAAACACTAAACCTCTCTCAG TTGAGGATGAAGTACAAGAGCATCTAGAAAAAGCTAAGGCTGAAAAGGTTATTGAAGAAGTG GATCTGGCAAATTTGGCACCAAGAAAACCTGACTG ggactTAAAGCGTGATGTTGCCAAAAAACTAGAAAAATTAGAGAAAAGGACACAAAAAGCGATAGTTGAACTTATTC gGGAGAGGCTTCAGGAACAAGATCTGGCAGCAGCAGTTATTGCGGGAACTTCCCAACAGAACTACGAGGCGGAGTAA